One window of the Leishmania panamensis strain MHOM/PA/94/PSC-1 chromosome 8 sequence genome contains the following:
- the ISCL gene encoding inositol phosphosphingolipid phospholipase C-Like (TriTrypDB/GeneDB-style sysID: LpmP.08.0210), giving the protein MSQASALAAGELPIRVLSFNLWGIFNSKVREERMKAFATKIEHYDVILLQEQFSAEDFALIMQHASSEVQRTYKFRRFPSSFYGSGCAVISRYPIIQAFFHVFPLQGYPEMVFHGDFFANKGVAMVRVMVPVTMEGGKAISEQVVTLYTTHLIAVYQKVSQLPSWKWERNLPFRISQAVSLANFIASTSRPTDHIIVGGDFNCSQRSLEVQMMLILLKRHGYNLRSVLPSPRTLVDASTPEQAREREHEEQLFTYSHRNAFNSMETSYFKLLNLESDLPAQIDHVFFSTPAFALRDFADCPDVAADYPCALRSAPSGLVVFTKNEVRIPSKSGWCGSLWRQLLTGKRVSRIANGAGQPTQACGKTVWTAEGQSAGNAALYYPLSDHFGVAALLGLRVANAGSTASMGDSSAEMHCATAPALTPDEVRVLQTVVDFLEDYVCKLRSQARTTRYMAVSSLLLVVVNMWVLRRLSAKEEARTAAVLEQIYDMAVTTTRHTAKMAQPGTDLESIKRGFNVAKDWVAHQLHLTLHTVSKATGAAPESGSCASDTPEGFKDLAATAANVSAPLPRTIPTPTTTTNTKRATTPPKDDTTAVARPDFRAIAEALAVCPIWASTWISSAFSITVTLVGSASFAIGVIQRAGNAKVLEEQVRQLQLL; this is encoded by the coding sequence ATGTCGCAAGCGTCCGCCCTTGCTGCGGGCGAGCTGCCCATCCGTGTGCTCAGCTTTAACCTGTGGGGCATTTTCAATTCCAAGGTGCGCGAGGAACGCATGAAGGCCTTCGCCACAAAGATCGAGCACTACGATGTCATCCTGCTTCAGGAGCAGTTCTCCGCCGAGGACTTCGCCCTCATCATGCAACACGCCTCATCTGAGGTACAGCGGACATACAAATTTCGTCGTTTTCCCAGCTCCTTCTATGGCTCCGGCTGTGCTGTCATCTCACGCTACCCCATCATCCAGGCCTTCTTCCACGTCTTCCCCCTCCAGGGCTACCCGGAGATGGTCTTCCATGGCGATTTCTTTGCAAACAAGGGGGTGGCCATGGTGCGGGTCATGGTGCCAGTGACGATGGAGGGCGGCAAGGCCATCAGCGAGCAGGTGGTGACTCTCTACACCACCCACCTCATTGCCGTGTACCAGAAGGTGAGTCAGCTGCCCTCCTGGAAGTGGGAGCGCAACCTCCCCTTCCGCATCTCTCAGGCAGTCTCGTTGGCGAACTTCATCGCAAGCACTTCGCGTCCTACCGACCACATCATCGTGGGCGGTGACTTCAACTGCTCTCAGCGCTCACTCGAGGTGCAGATGATGCTAATACTGCTCAAGCGGCATGGGTACAACCTGCGCTCCGTCTTGCCCTCGCCGCGGACGCTGGTGGATGCTTCAACACCGGAGCAGGCGCGGGAGCGGGAGCACGAAGAGCAGCTCTTCACCTACTCGCACCGCAATGCCTTCAACTCGATGGAGACGTCGTACTTTAAGCTGCTCAACCTGGAGTCCGACCTCCCGGCACAGATCGATCACGTTTTCTTCTCGACTCCGGCATTTGCGCTGCGCGACTTCGCCGACTGCCccgacgtcgccgccgaTTACCCGTGCGCCCTGCGAAGCGCGCCGAGCGGGCTCGTTGTCTTCACCAAAAATGAGGTTCGTATTCCGTCAAAGTCGGGATGGTGCGGGTCCCTGTGGCGCCAGCTGCTCACCGGCAAGCGTGTGTCACGCATCGCCAACGGAGCTGGGCAACCAACTCAGGCGTGCGGCAAGACGGTGTGGACTGCAGAAGGACAGAGCGCTGGCAACGCAGCCCTCTACTACCCCCTGTCAGACCACTTCGgtgtggcagcgctgctgggctTGCGTGTGGCGAATGCGGGCTCAACGGCGTCGATGGGCGACTCCAGCGCTGAGATGCACTGCGCGACTGCGCCGGCGCTCACCCCTGACGAGGTGCGGGTTCTCCAGACGGTGGTGGACTTCTTGGAGGACTACGTGTGCAAGCTCCGCTCACAGGCCAGGACGACGCGCTACATGGCGGTGTCATCACTGCTGTTGGTGGTAGTGAACATGTGGGTCCTTAGGCGACTGAGCGCGAAAGAGGAGGCTCGCACGGCCGCGGTGCTGGAGCAGATTTACGACATGGCAGTCACAACCACCCGCCATACGGCAAAGATGGCGCAGCCGGGCACGGACCTCGAGTCCATAAAGCGTGGATTTAACGTGGCAAAGGACTGGGTGGCTCACCAACTGCACCTGACGCTTCATACGGTGAGTAAAGCTactggcgcagcgccggaatccggcagctgcgctaGTGACACTCCAGAGGGGTTCAAGGACCTTGCCGCTACTGCGGCCAACGTGTCGGCACCGTTACCGAGAACAATCCCCacgcccaccaccactaccaacACCAAGCGTGCCACAACCCCACCTAAGGACGATACTACTGCTGTTGCCCGTCCAGACTTCCGCGCCATCGCGGAAGCGCTGGCGGTGTGTCCAATATGGGCCTCCACATGGATCTCTTCCGCTTTCAGCATCACCGTCACCCTCGTAGGTAGCGCGTCCTTCGCGATCGGTGTGATTCAGCGTGCCGGGAACGCCAAGGTCCTCGAGGAGCAAGTGCGTCAGCTGCAGTTATTATAA
- a CDS encoding hypothetical protein (TriTrypDB/GeneDB-style sysID: LpmP.08.0170), giving the protein MLRHRHFICFAGLTPKPLSLSAEAARRTVSTRQAERIRRSSTIPTAGGTATSHAPPSSRGGGSCVTRHSAPRSTKLPTSSARASATSTTAKSAASSGRAKPLPSRFYRLVVQRGLFVALYHYLLGETINFFVTYLLHSHRLGVGDIGSWLGAVGIPVDVFLNVGPTVYGLQLSPRLVLNYLVVNACMYPLIPLQLHFCVATAPTLRAPFRVMGRLLGVSKKATIPKAPSATPS; this is encoded by the coding sequence ATGCTTCGACATCGCCACTTCATCTGTTTTGCCGGTCTGACACCGAAGCCCCTGTCGCTGAgtgcagaggcagcgcgaCGGACTGTGTCGACTCGGCAGGCGGAGCGCATACGACGGTCATCAACGATACCAACGGCAGGAGGCACCGCTACCTCCCACGCCCCACctagcagcagaggcggaggtAGCTGCGTGACGAGACATTCGGCTCCGCGATCCACGAAGCTGCCGACCTCATCGGCTAGGGCCTCTGCCACGTCAACCACTGCGAAGTCGGCAGCCTCCTCCGGGCGTGCAAAGCCTCTGCCGAGCCGCTTTTATCGACTCGTAGTGCAGCGGGGCCTTTTTGTGGCCCTCTACCACTACCTACTGGGGGAGACCATCAATTTCTTCGTGACATACCTCCTCCACTCGCACCGCTTAGGGGTTGGCGACATCGGTAGCTGGCTTGGCGCCGTTGGCATCCCGGTGGATGTTTTTTTGAACGTTGGCCCAACCGTGTACGGACTGCAGCTGTCACCTCGACTCGTGCTGAATTACCTTGTCGTGAATGCCTGCATGTATCCACTGAtaccactgcagctgcattTCTGCGTCGCGACAGCACCGACGCTGCGCGCCCCATTTCGGGTGATGGGACGACTCCTGGGAGTCTCGAAGAAGGCCACTATACCGAAGGCGCCGTCTGCGACACCGTCTTGA
- a CDS encoding ubiquitin-activating enzyme-like protein (TriTrypDB/GeneDB-style sysID: LpmP.08.0230) yields the protein MMGDGSSGVAVDVQIGHVVIPCASAATAAPSAVALPLAEPAHKRTRVDTVTTLSNPSTQTNVVIAAAWSEEHIAEALRRYAVASLTVTSGEVAEGGSPLPSSTATAAAAVLKTVNESASSWVAAWPAVRLSPTRASMADGDSEATKSTSAGWSAVSFSFVPGVLVPSPLATTKEGHASVSEVTVPDAAPAADATTLRVLAAISLPRALCVPYRGTAMEAVADSCSGCVSAVLTERIQIRASTATPASRLASFPCMDSVLPAELLARPIFLVGAGGIGCEVLKVLVLRGFTQIHLIDLDTIDATNLNRQFLFQVSDVGQSKAITARRVVLDWFAATNVPSPDHTGALRGRRTPPCIVAYHDSVKADRYGDAFYRQFAVVLGALDNVSARQHVNRMCMRNNVPLIESGTMGYNGQVQPMLKDVYECYDCRPKPPDTKTFAVCTIHARPTTMVHCVHYAKELYETLFGSSPSDTDGKEAGALAATRATAATDTASAKSSQEVKEQQGAAAPSDEGELSYLRTMVSDWRCRVATVPSGLTGASMLGNSDGGDIDSGSASSAAALAVKLLRLLFVANIEALLSLKSFWPGKSPEPLSRHDIDCVAAAYMTPSATVQPSPPPSGDRVLSVQACMELFLSSVVQCLARPSGLAFRKEDDAAVRFVSATANMRAHVFHIAKQSLEDVRSIAGSIVPAIATTNAIIAGAVVHELISLLRSSFLPESMTAAQPPQLSPTKAAGGSASASTQASPGAHVVYARKAPQLRRRRVPHPLGHQRIAPALFMEYAGGDAPSTNNGTSTSVAHYAPQQVALTLVGTEQSSAHIRLGDGAAEGGGRKGRSEAVMDHYLVHSTVPNPPNRLHCLVCQDVQPEVRVSLNLRTATLGQFVHLVLEDALGLVAPSVSYGPTMLYEDEDYEALAEHMLADVLQLSPAEAEWVTHQHQCYTLTADAPNKNVPWSVVLTHGGKGEAAAAPSSSTMVFEVSGLEQAEAAEQRALARLAAQQVQEESSCAKNAEESHGGPSGATGLTSSAVATTAPAVVSVLVLDDDEVQDVTPASSGVSNLATGESVTVLD from the coding sequence ATGAtgggcgacggcagcagcggcgttgccgtCGACGTACAAATTGGGCACGTTGTCATCCCTTGCGCAAgtgcagccaccgcagctccTTCCGCTGTGGCGCTCCCGTTGGCCGAGCCGGCGCACAAGAGAACGCGTGTTGACACTGTGACGACGCTGAGTAACCCCTCGACGCAGACGAACGTTGTGATTGCTGCCGCGTGGTCGGAGGAGCACATCGCCGAGGCTCTTCGACGGTACGCTGTCGCGTCGCTCACGGTAACTTCAGGTGAGGTGGCAGAGGGCGGCAGCCCTTTACCCTCCTCAACGGCTACCGCGGCCGCGGCTGTTCTCAAGACTGTAAATGAATCTGCCAGCAGCTGGGTGGCTGCGTGGCCCGCGGTGCGTCTCTCCCCGACACGTGCAAGCATGGCTGACGGCGATAGTGAGGCAACGAAGTCCACCTCGGCCGGCTGGTCGGCAGTCAGCTTCTCCTTCGTACCTGGCGTTCTTGTGCCATCACCCTTGGCTACCACTAAGGAGGGTCACGCCAGCGTCAGCGAGGTGACCGTGCCGgacgctgcgccagctgcggACGCAACGACGCTTCGTGTCTTGGCGGcgatctctctccctcgtgcgCTCTGTGTTCCCTACAGAGGCACTGCGATGGAAGCCGTGGCTGATAGCTGCTCCGGGTGCGTGTCTGCCGTACTGACCGAGCGCATCCAAATCCGAGCTTCCACAGCGACACCTGCATCGAGGTTGGCGTCGTTTCCATGCATGGATAGCGTGTTgccggcggagctgctggcgagaCCTATCTTCCTCGTCGGGGCTGGCGGCATCGGCTGTGAAGTGCTCAAGGTTCTCGTGCTGAGAGGCTTCACGCAGATCCACCTCATCGACCTCGACACAATTGACGCCACCAACCTGAATCGGCAGTTTCTCTTTCAGGTGTCTGATGTGGGCCAATCAAAGGCAATCACGGCACGCCGCGTCGTACTTGACTGGTTCGCAGCCACCAACGTCCCGTCACCGGACCACACTGGCGCTCTCCGTGGCCGTCGCACACCGCCATGCATTGTGGCGTACCACGACAGCGTCAAAGCGGATCGCTACGGCGACGCCTTCTACCGGCAGTTCGCCGTGGTGCTAGGCGCGTTGGACAACGTGTCGGCACGGCAGCATGTGAACCGCATGTGCATGCGCAACAACGTTCCCCTCATCGAGAGCGGGACGATGGGATACAACGGGCAGGTCCAACCGATGCTCAAGGATGTGTACGAGTGCTACGACTGCCGACCAAAGCCGCCAGACACCAAAACGTTTGCCGTGTGCACAATTCACGCGCGCCCCACAACGATGGTGCACTGCGTGCACTACGCAAAGGAGCTGTACGAGACTCTTTTTGGCAGCAGCCCGTCGGACACAGATGGCAAGGAGGCGGGTGCCCTTGCTGCTACTAGGGCCACTGCTGCGACCGACACCGCCTCTGCCAAGTCTTCGcaagaggtgaaggagcagcagggggcagcagcgccgagtGACGAGGGCGAGCTGTCGTATCTACGTACCATGGTGTCTGACTGGCGCTGTCGAGTTGCCACTGTGCCGAGCGGGTTAACAGGCGCCTCTATGCTAGGGAACAGTGATGGCGGTGACATTGATAGCGGCAGCGCTTCGTCGGCAGCTGCCCTCGCTGTGAagttgctgcgcctcctctttgtgGCCAACATTGaggcgcttctctctctgaagTCGTTCTGGCCAGGGAAGTCGCCGGAGCCGCTGAGTCGGCACGATATCGATTGCGTTGCGGCGGCGTATATGACCCCGAGTGCCACTGTGCaaccatcgccgccgccgtcaggGGATCGCGTGCTGTCGGTGCAGGCCTGCATGGAGCTTTTCCTCAGCTCGGTGGTGCAGTGCCTCGCTCGTCCAAGCGGGTTGGCCTTCAGGAAAGAGGACGACGCAGCGGTGCGTTTTGTCAGCGCCACGGCGAAcatgcgcgcgcacgtgttcCACATCGCGAAGCAGTCGCTCGAGGACGTGCGGAGTATCGCTGGCTCGATCGTCCCCGCAATCGCCACAACGAACGCGATTATCGCGGGGGCCGTGGTGCACGAGTTgatctcgctgctgcgcagcagcttcctGCCAGAGAGCATGACTGCTGCCCAGCCGCCACAACTCTCACCGACAAAGGCGGCTGGCGGGTCGGCATCCGCGTCCACCCAGGCATCGCCAGGCGCGCACGTTGTGTATGCCCGGAAGGCGCCTCAgttgcggcgccgccgagtCCCGCATCCACTAGGCCACCAGCGCATTGCCCCCGCTCTCTTCATGGAGTAtgctggcggcgacgcacCTTCGACGAACAACGGTACCTCGACGTCTGTTGCCCACtacgcgccacagcaggtGGCCCTGACGTTGGTAGGCACGGAGCAGAGTTCTGCACATATTCGCcttggcgacggcgccgccgaggggggaggcaggaaaGGGCGAAGTGAAGCCGTAATGGACCACTACCTCGTCCACAGCACCGTGCCGAACCCACCCAACCGCCTACACTGCCTCGTCTGCCAGGACGTACAGCCCGAGGTGCGCGTCTCACTCAACCTGCGCACTGCAACGCTCGGTCAGTTTGTCCACCTTGTCCTCGAGGATGCGTTAGGGCTAGTGGCGCCGTCGGTCAGTTATGGGCCAACCATGCTgtacgaggacgaggactACGAAGCGCTGGCCGAGCACATGCTTGCGGACGTTCTACAGCTTTCACCCGCGGAAGCAGAGTGGGTCACTCATCAACACCAGTGCTACACTCTCACCGCCGACGCACCTAACAAGAACGTGCCATGGAGTGTAGTGCTGACGCATGGCGgcaagggggaggcagcagcggcgccgtcgtcgtcaacCATGGTATTTGAGGTCTCTGGGCTCGAacaggcagaggcggccGAACAGCGAGCCTTGGCGCGtctcgcagcgcagcaggtgcaAGAAGAATCGAGTTGCGCTAAGAACGCAGAGGAGAGCCATGGCGGTCCGTCAGGAGCGACAGGCCTCACGTCTTCCGCAGTGGCCACGACTgcaccagcggtggtgagcgTTCTTGTGCTGGATGACGACGAGGTGCAGGACGTGACGCctgccagcagcggtgtaTCTAACTTAGCGACAGGGGAGAGTGTAACGGTGCTGGACTAA
- a CDS encoding hypothetical protein (TriTrypDB/GeneDB-style sysID: LpmP.08.0180), producing MLELVASFLPQPSLAMIAAGPGVRCAAERRDGVGASSTLSFTVERVPARYARERDACLAPVAGVREVMVVTCRGAGRKDGAQTALKVGMWWVDRCLSRAAQQAAGETAALFCCIRIVDVVVERLTLYSSEDSPFSGAPSPAHMLMPQHFFVLQLFRLAELRHVQLSPSVRRLVVEVDVRSCLRWSQSDVNALLASLQSPLRAVRVTTCSVSPVKLLNKFHASLRVLYLFRRRAVHRDPTHTRMTVSMEDEEYEDEESNRSLSVAPAVDAHVTASSASGLPAAATGAKLMPLTSMTVTPQSTSAALTTATGTRRRRPEHLRLSAATTAAPALEELHVTSSSLRSLPRWVESCTQLKHITLRNCAYTRADSLRSARALTTVLLEGCPNFVGFDFIYGLPALLSVTVKNCGLLRDLSWLPRLKGSLRSLCIHHLSSASLTVFALASFLGTGLSGLEELNLSVPTLHVLRPFVSQAAATLRVLTLFTCINLSGFSDLPALPALEKVVITGNRHMQNFLWLAKSPRMVEVRATQCTQLVSLAGIDALHHLRLLDVNGCQNLCSIAPLAKCVFLTYLDVSQCRLLRRVSVLENLSCLQCVLMRNCTSLAKDFGWVEACPKLVEIMVPGSAWVEPARSALCRFGRRHVVLR from the coding sequence ATGCTTGAGCTTGTTGCGAGCTTCTTGCCCCAGCCGTCTCTCGCTATGATCGCAGCCGGCCCGGGAGTGCGATGCGCTGCGGAGCGGCGTGATGGCGTAGGCGCGAGCAGCACTCTCAGTTTTACGGTAGAGCGAGTTCCTGCTCGCTACGCACGTGAGCGAGATGCGTGCCTCGCACCCGTAGCTGGGGTACGAGAAGTGATGGTGGTAACATGTCGTGGTGCTGGCCGCAAGGATGGTGCACAAACGGCACTGAAGGTGGGCATGTGGTGGGTTGACCGCTGCCTCAGCAGGGCCGCCCAGCAAGCTGCTGGagagacagcggcgctgtttTGCTGTATAAGGATTGTggacgtggtggtggagcgaCTAACGCTCTACTCAAGCGAGGACTCACCGTTCTCTGGTGCGCCGTCTCCCGCGCATATGCTCATGCCTCAGCATTTCTTTGTTTTGCAGCTGTTCCGCCTTGCAGAGCTGCGTCATGTGCAGCTCTCTCCGTCAGTGCGCCGCCTGGTCGTCGAGGTTGACGTTCGATCGTGCCTACGCTGGTCTCAGTCCGACGTGAACGCTCTCCTCGCCAGTTTGCAGTCCCCGCTGCGTGCGGTCCGTGTAACAACGTGCTCTGTGTCTCCTGTGAAGTTGCTGAACAAGTTTCACGCCTCTCTGCGGGTGCTCTACTTGTTCCGTCGAAGAGCTGTTCACCGAGACCCAACCCATACCCGAATGACCGTCAGTATGGAAGACGAGGAGTACGAGGATGAAGAGAGCAACAGAAGTTTGTCTGTAGCGCCTGCTGTGGATGCGCATGTCACGGCATCGAGCGCGAGTGGGCTCcctgcagcggcaacgggGGCCAAACTGATGCCACTCACCTCCATGACGGTGACACCGCAGTCGACATCGGCCGCCTTGACCACCGCAACCGGCACGCGAAGGCGACGGCCCGAGCacctgcgtctctctgctgccaccacagcagcaccggcgcttGAGGAGCTCCACGTGACCAGCTCCTCCctgcgctcgctgccgcgctgggTGGAGTCCTGCACGCAACTGAAGCACATCACGCTGCGCAACTGCGCCTATACGCGGGCGGACTCGCTACGCTCCGCCCGCGCCCTCACCACCGTCTTGCTCGAGGGGTGCCCCAACTTCGTCGGGTTTGATTTTATCTACGGACTCCCCGCGCTGCTGTCCGTGACAGTCAAGAACTGCGGGCTTCTGCGCGACCTCTCCTGGCTACCTCGGCTGAAGGGCTCACTTCGGTCCCTGTGCATTCATCACCtgtcgtcggcgtcgctCACAGTGTTTGCGCTTGCCTCCTTTCTCGGGACGGGCCTGAGCGGGCTCGAGGAGCTGAACCTCTCGGTACCGACTCTCCACGTATTGCGACCATTTGTGTCGCaagccgccgccacactgCGCGTATTAACGCTCTTCACGTGCATCAACTTGAGCGGCTTTTCAGACCTCCCCGCGTTGCCGGCTCTGGAGAAGGTCGTGATCACCGGCAACCGCCACATGCAGAATTTTTTGTGGCTCGCCAAGTCACCCCGCATGGTCGAGGTGCGCGCTACACAGTGCACGCAGCTGGTGTCTCTGGCAGGGATCGATGCGCTGCATCACCTGCGCCTACTCGACGTGAACGGATGCCAGAATCTTTGCAGCATTGCTCCGCTCGCCAAGTGCGTCTTTCTCACGTACCTGGACGTGTCGCAGTGCCGTCTACTAAGAAGAGTATCTGTGCTCGAAAATCTATCATGCCTCCAGTGCGTGCTGATGCGCAACTGCAcgtcgctggcgaaggaCTTTGGGTGGGTAGAGGCCTGCCCAAAGCTGGTGGAGATAATGGTGCCTGGATCAGCGTGGGTCGAGCCAGCGAGGAGCGCGCTGTGTCGCTTCGGCCGCCGTCACGTAGTCCTTCGTTGA
- a CDS encoding hypothetical protein (TriTrypDB/GeneDB-style sysID: LpmP.08.0200) produces the protein MPLSSPPDVKPTPSLPLEGTGRGRLHLYSAASPAHLFVASSTPLPPVGRMAALRLSAPIIPATCTSARCCVETEEGRSRPRRQWCVGLVRFTNKRGDLYTIHRRQRPARAHLPMRRLLCPAHVLRCSCTAAPRAVGSGAGGGVPDAHRGGASLLGKKQRCSGRCRRTTEEAAAV, from the coding sequence atgcctctctcctctcccccagaCGTCAaacccaccccctcactccCACTCGAGGGCACTGGGCGTGGCCGCTTACATTTGTACTCGGCCGCTTCCCCGGCGCATCTCTTTGTTGCCAGCtcgacccccctccccccggtTGGTCGCATGGCGGCTCTTCGTCTTTCCGCTCCCATCATCCCCGCCACCTGCACAAGCGCTCGATGTTGCGTCGAAACTGAAGAAGGACGCAGTCGTCCGCGTCGACAGTGGTGTGTCGGCCTCGTACGCTTTACGAATAAGAGGGGCGACCTGTACACCATACACCGGCGACAACGCCCTGCGCGTGCTCATCTACCaatgcgccgcctcctgtgtcctgcacacgtgctgcgctgctcatgcaccgctgcgcctcgcgcGGTTGGCAGTGGAGCCGGAGGAGGTGTGCCTGACGcccatcgaggaggagcttcACTTCTTGGAAAGAAACAACGCTGTAgtggccgctgccgtcggACAAcggaagaagcagcagcggtgtaa
- a CDS encoding hypothetical protein (TriTrypDB/GeneDB-style sysID: LpmP.08.0220): MATRTIYYLPKIHHPSTSETSDNYNATCIASEEPSHVTAVHIVAREEHDSTDSDEGAAEHVILCGAPPTAPHHASTAMQNREGGGVAHMLKRYLRPYEEEDYVAVLAKATAAAAAADEAATAALLQGGLDGAAAFTRKHERKNAAKVDTDVWQGRGDTEGTSPRPDVDDRGPGSGRTAMAENRRDYNASEYAGYTSRRHCLPALKRRRWESAPTPASCAAAAAAFGFQGRGIAVVAEKKGVAVAVQSRPQDSSTVESTCPSPSTLLLSSPASTRRSEASAPMSSAWATRCRGGGDSDYEGDASFWGSTTSTSTAAVYNDTPEEDGRGGPLQGALAEFESHAAVSISGPQLAIPTHLSIQQSDDGGGSGEVLRDRSLTTVPLSSRRQLTVALAHRRNNKITSLTNFYLEPRHRRHAQYMAFRDLPQATWTMASPSSCTSSSAFLQLFLARPSLRAVACEVKCSTASRMTNDEGGVVSRIWSIITKYCAAHQPQQQQAHPRSSL; encoded by the coding sequence ATGGCAACCCGTACCATCTACTACCTGCCGAAGATTCATCATCCAAGCACCTCTGAAACGAGCGATAACTACAATGCAACTTGCATCGCGTCAGAGGAGCCATCGCACGTTACAGCCGTACACATTGTCGCTCGAGAGGAACACGATTCCACTGACAGTGATGAAGGCGCAGCGGAGCACGTAATTTTGTGTGGCGCGCCGCCGACTGCGCCACACCATGCAAGCACGGCTATGCAAAATCGAGAAGGTGGCGGGGTGGCGCACATGTTAAAGCGGTACCTGCGTCCatacgaggaggaggactaTGTCGCTGTACTAGCGAaggccaccgcagcagcagctgctgctgacgaggCAGCGACAGCTGCGCTTCTACAAGGGGGGCTGGATGGAGCTGCCGCGTTTACTCGGAAGCACGAGCGAAAAAACGCAGCGAAGGTTGACACCGATGTCTGGCAGGGGCGCGGCGATACAGAAGGGACGAGTCCACGCCCAGACGTGGATGATAGAGGGCCTGGATCTGGTCGCACAGCGATGGCAGAAAATCGACGAGATTATAATGCCTCAGAGTACGCTGGCTATACTAGTCGTCGTCATTGTCTCCCAGCGCTgaagaggcgcaggtggGAGTCGGCACCCACGCCTGCgtcttgcgctgctgctgctgctgcgtttgGTTTCCAAGGAAGGGGCATTGCCGTCGTCGCAGAAAAGAAGGGCGTTGCTGTGGCAGTGCAGAGCCGTCCTCAGGACTCCAGTACTGTGGAGAGCACGTGCCCCTCACCCTCGACCCTGTTACTgtcctcccccgcctccacgaggcgcagcgaggcaAGCGCGCCGATGTCGTCAGCGTGGGCGACACGGTGCCGTGGCGGGGGTGACAGTGATTACGAGGGCGATGCCTCGTTTTGGGgttccaccacctccacttccaccgctgcggtcTACAACGACACTCCCGAAGAGGATGGACGCGGTGGTCCTCTGCAAGGGGCCCTCGCCGAGTTTGAGTCGCACGCTGCCGTTTCCATCAGCGGTCCGCAGCTGGCGATACCAACGCACCTTTCGATTCAACAGAGCGacgatggtggtggcagtggtgaggtGCTACGAGACCGTTCGCTCACCACGGTACCATTGTCAAGTCGCAGGCAACTGACCGTAGCACTCGCGCACCGGCGCAACAACAAGATCACCAGCCTCACGAACTTTTACCTAGAGCCCCGCCACCGTCGACACGCGCAGTACATGGCGTTCCGTGATCTGCCGCAAGCGACATGGACAATGGCGTCACCGAGCTCGTGCACATCATCCAGCGCGTTTCTCCAGCTGTTCCTCGCACGTCCTTCTTTGCGTGCTGTGGCTTGCGAGGTGAAGTGCAGTACAGCCTCGCGCATGACCAACGATGAAGGGGGTGTGGTATCGCGGATCTGGTCGATCATCACAAAGTACTGTGCTGCCCAtcagccgcaacagcagcaggcgcatcCGCGTTCGTCTCTTTAA
- a CDS encoding hypothetical protein (TriTrypDB/GeneDB-style sysID: LpmP.08.0190): MSRNATTVPGFFPYFGYMLKDVGSRLSMISHYMQTKRHPYPMMRHQNVRAYRGMLPWTQDATFIAPSAYVVGNVVLGHHTVIFYHSVLRNYHTKTPTILGDHTVVMDRVTLMGQIMVGHSTYIGAGATLDCCEVHDNVYIGPGASIALGAVIENNAIVAAGSAVPKDARVYAGELWAGNPAQKIADVSPAQSSEVQHMVHDQIQVGKAHNKAICDHVEHTKELDVKWLNEAVAMMEAQQQQMSIKLPMEIPLEARRFLQPRVHMRRPEMHMRMSYPVNRTAPWMPKSGDQTANV; encoded by the coding sequence ATGTCGAGGAACGCAACAACCGTGCCGGGGTTCTTCCCGTACTTTGGCTACATGCTAAAGGATGTCGGCAGTCGCCTCTCCATGATCTCACACTACATGCAGACGAAGCGCCACCCCTACCCGATGATGCGACACCAGAACGTCCGCGCCTACCGCGGCATGCTGCCCTGGACGCAGGACGCCACCTTCATTGCGCCGAGCGCTTATGTCGTCGGCAACGTGGTGCTTGGCCACCACACAGTGATCTTCTACCactcggtgctgcgcaactACCACACCAAAACCCCCACTATCCTTGGCGATCACACGGTCGTGATGGACCGTGTGACGCTGATGGGCCAGATCATGGTGGGGCACAGCACGTACATCGGTGCCGGCGCCACGCTAGACTGCTGTGAAGTGCACGACAACGTGTACATCGGGCCTGGCGCCTCCATCGCGCTCGGCGCCGTCATCGAGAACAACGCCATTGTTGCTGCCGGCTCGGCAGTGCCGAAAGATGCACGGGTGTACGCGGGGGAGCTGTGGGCAGGCAATCCTGCGCAGAAGATCGCGGATGTCAGCCCGGCACAGTCAAGCGAGGTACAGCACATGGTACATGACCAAATCCAGGTGGGCAAGGCGCACAACAAGGCCATCTGTGACCACGTTGAGCACACGAAGGAACTCGACGTGAAATGGCTGAACGAGGCCGTTGCGATgatggaggcgcagcagcagcagatgtcCATCAAGCTACCGATGGAGATCCCACTAGAGGCGCGGCGGTTTCTGCAGCCGCGAGTGCACATGCGCCGCCCTGAGATGCACATGCGGATGTCCTACCCGGTCAACCGTACCGCGCCGTGGATGCCAAAGTCTGGCGACCAGACTGCGAACGTGTAA